In Amycolatopsis coloradensis, one genomic interval encodes:
- a CDS encoding serpin family protein encodes MLNVLTGPGHDGETSAFRLGRCNRTGHGDRLPVMTAFTRSLALGLVVLLTACGAEPTREELPAPLPVTQQVTPGTAAAVKAAGGFGLDLLTAPALAGGANLVLSPASVSTALQMVGAGAKGDTATQIRKVLRLPGDGPPVPPVVGHEDLKVSNTAWIQRGLGIKPGYRDVLRDRFGAATSEEDFAADPGGARDRINRTVADQTEGRIPDLFPETTITGDTRLVLANALYLKVPWAREFPRDRTADAPFTRADGSTVTVPMMRTEPEVRLGYAEGPGYQAVTLPYRGGRLAFTVIVPAAIDALRGKGIAALLGEIRPATVELAMPRFTVRSALDLTAPLKEAGMPSAFEPGADFSGITEETRLRIASVQHKTFVQVDEEGTDAAAATGVDARAVSAELMRTVTVDRPFLFVITDTATGSPLFLGRIGDPAA; translated from the coding sequence ATGCTGAATGTACTGACCGGCCCCGGCCACGACGGAGAGACGTCCGCTTTCCGCCTGGGCCGGTGCAACCGAACCGGGCACGGCGACCGTCTCCCGGTCATGACGGCGTTCACCCGGTCCCTCGCGCTCGGCCTGGTCGTACTGCTCACGGCCTGCGGAGCGGAACCCACCCGTGAGGAACTTCCGGCACCGCTGCCCGTCACCCAGCAGGTGACGCCCGGCACGGCAGCGGCGGTCAAGGCGGCCGGCGGTTTCGGGCTCGACCTGCTCACCGCGCCGGCGCTGGCGGGCGGGGCGAACCTGGTGCTGTCCCCGGCGAGCGTGTCCACCGCGCTGCAAATGGTCGGCGCGGGCGCGAAGGGCGACACCGCCACGCAGATCCGGAAGGTGCTGCGACTTCCCGGAGACGGACCTCCCGTCCCGCCGGTCGTCGGCCACGAGGACCTGAAGGTGTCGAACACCGCCTGGATCCAGCGAGGGCTCGGGATCAAGCCCGGATACCGGGACGTTTTGCGCGACCGGTTCGGTGCGGCGACGAGCGAGGAGGACTTCGCCGCCGACCCCGGCGGCGCCCGCGACCGGATCAACCGGACGGTGGCGGACCAGACCGAGGGGAGGATCCCCGACCTCTTCCCGGAGACGACGATCACCGGCGACACCAGACTCGTCCTCGCCAACGCCCTGTACCTGAAAGTGCCCTGGGCGCGGGAGTTCCCCCGCGACCGGACGGCGGACGCGCCGTTCACCCGGGCCGACGGGTCGACGGTCACCGTCCCGATGATGCGCACCGAGCCGGAGGTTCGGTTGGGCTACGCCGAAGGGCCGGGCTACCAGGCGGTCACACTGCCTTACCGCGGCGGGCGGCTGGCCTTCACCGTGATCGTGCCCGCGGCGATCGACGCCTTGCGCGGCAAGGGAATCGCCGCGCTGCTCGGCGAGATCCGGCCGGCCACCGTGGAACTGGCCATGCCCAGGTTCACCGTCAGGTCCGCGCTGGACCTGACGGCGCCGCTCAAGGAGGCGGGCATGCCCTCGGCGTTCGAACCCGGCGCCGACTTCAGCGGCATCACCGAAGAAACCCGGCTGCGGATCGCTTCCGTGCAGCACAAGACCTTCGTCCAGGTCGACGAGGAGGGCACCGATGCCGCGGCGGCCACGGGGGTCGACGCCCGCGCCGTGTCCGCGGAGCTGATGCGCACCGTGACCGTCGATCGCCCGTTCCTCTTCGTCATCACCGACACGGCCACCGGGTCGCCGCTGTTCCTCGGCCGGATCGGCGACCCGGCGGCGTGA
- the ilvA gene encoding threonine ammonia-lyase IlvA gives MRGIETVSARTVEEAAKRLAGVVTRTPLEPNERLSARVDARVWLKREDLQTVRSYKIRGAYNFIVQLDAEHRERGVVCASAGNHAQGVAYACRRLGANGRVYVPGTTPRQKRERIATLGGSHIEVIVVGETYEDAFTAAKQDAESTGATLVPAFDAPETVAGQGTVAMEVVAQLGFIPDVMVVPVGGGGLLAGIAAWAAERAPEMRIVGVEPAGATCMAAALAAGEPVRLESVDTFVDGAAVAQAGAVTYPLVRDGGVELTDVTEGAICTEMLAMYQSDGVIAEPAGALATAALGTTVKIDPGQIVVCVVSGGNNDVSRYGEVLERSLIHEGLKHYFLVGFPQEPGALRRFLDEVLGPDDDITRFEYVKRNSRETGPALIGVELARPGDLEGLLHRLEASPLQVERVEPGSPLFHFLV, from the coding sequence GTGCGAGGGATCGAAACGGTGAGCGCCCGAACGGTCGAAGAGGCCGCCAAGCGATTGGCCGGGGTGGTGACCCGCACGCCGCTCGAACCGAACGAGCGGCTCTCGGCGCGGGTCGACGCCCGGGTCTGGCTCAAACGCGAAGACCTGCAGACCGTGCGCTCGTACAAGATCCGCGGCGCCTACAACTTCATCGTCCAGCTCGACGCGGAGCACCGGGAGCGCGGCGTCGTCTGCGCGAGCGCGGGCAATCACGCGCAGGGCGTCGCGTACGCGTGCCGCCGGCTCGGCGCGAACGGCCGCGTCTACGTTCCCGGCACGACTCCCCGGCAGAAGCGCGAGCGGATCGCGACACTGGGCGGCTCGCATATCGAAGTCATAGTCGTCGGAGAGACCTACGAAGACGCCTTCACCGCAGCGAAGCAGGACGCGGAGAGCACCGGCGCGACGCTGGTCCCCGCCTTCGACGCGCCGGAGACGGTGGCCGGTCAGGGCACGGTCGCGATGGAGGTCGTCGCGCAGCTCGGGTTCATCCCGGACGTGATGGTGGTGCCGGTCGGCGGGGGCGGGCTGCTCGCGGGGATCGCCGCGTGGGCCGCGGAACGGGCGCCGGAGATGCGGATCGTCGGCGTCGAACCGGCGGGCGCGACCTGCATGGCGGCCGCGCTGGCGGCCGGTGAGCCGGTGCGGCTCGAAAGCGTCGACACCTTCGTGGACGGCGCGGCGGTCGCGCAGGCCGGAGCGGTGACGTACCCGCTGGTCCGTGACGGCGGGGTCGAGCTCACCGACGTCACCGAAGGCGCGATCTGCACGGAAATGCTCGCGATGTACCAGTCCGACGGCGTGATCGCCGAGCCCGCGGGCGCGCTCGCGACGGCCGCGCTGGGCACGACGGTGAAGATCGATCCCGGGCAGATCGTGGTGTGCGTCGTCTCCGGCGGCAACAACGACGTCAGCCGCTACGGCGAAGTGCTCGAACGGTCGCTGATCCACGAAGGGCTGAAGCACTACTTCCTGGTGGGTTTCCCGCAGGAGCCCGGCGCGCTGCGGCGGTTCCTCGACGAGGTCCTCGGGCCGGACGACGACATCACGCGGTTCGAGTACGTGAAACGCAACAGCCGCGAGACCGGCCCGGCGCTGATCGGCGTCGAACTCGCGCGGCCCGGCGACCTGGAAGGCCTGCTGCACCGGCTGGAGGCGAGCCCGCTGCAGGTGGAGCGGGTGGAGCCGGGAAGCCCGCTGTTCCATTTCCTGGTCTGA
- a CDS encoding NADAR family protein — protein MVSKVDGVRSLDALRELVHSGAEPEYQLFYGHTPLKSGRINAACLSQWWLAPFVVNGERYPTAEHFMMASKAELFGDHAAAANIRRAPDPKTAKILGREVTGFDAEVWERHRFDIVIDGNLEKFRQHAEEREFLLATGDKVIVEASRMDLVWGSGLAREDKNATRPDYWRGQNLLGFALMEVREQLRG, from the coding sequence ATGGTGAGCAAGGTCGACGGAGTCCGGAGTCTCGATGCGTTGCGCGAGCTGGTCCACAGCGGCGCGGAACCCGAGTACCAGCTCTTCTACGGCCACACCCCGCTCAAAAGCGGCCGGATCAACGCGGCCTGCCTGAGCCAGTGGTGGCTGGCGCCGTTCGTGGTGAACGGCGAGCGCTACCCGACGGCCGAGCACTTCATGATGGCGAGCAAGGCGGAACTGTTCGGCGATCACGCGGCCGCGGCGAACATCCGTCGGGCGCCGGACCCCAAAACCGCCAAGATCCTCGGCCGCGAGGTCACCGGTTTCGACGCCGAGGTCTGGGAGCGGCACCGCTTCGACATCGTCATCGACGGCAACCTCGAGAAGTTCCGCCAGCACGCCGAAGAGCGTGAGTTCCTGCTGGCCACGGGCGACAAGGTGATCGTCGAGGCCTCCAGGATGGACCTGGTCTGGGGCAGCGGCCTCGCCCGCGAGGACAAGAACGCCACGCGCCCCGACTACTGGCGCGGGCAGAACCTCCTGGGCTTCGCGCTCATGGAGGTCCGGGAGCAGCTGCGCGGCTAG
- a CDS encoding acyltransferase, whose amino-acid sequence MTSMWGAPALSRLRAWGQARRDPRQAKFLTKDSLRWVLRNRAYTPWYLVRYWRLLKFRIANPHIILRGMVFLGKDVEIHCRPGYGRLEIGRWVHIGDGNAIRCHEGSLRIGDKAVFGRQNVLNGYLDIELGAATLVADWVYICDFDHVTTDITVPIKDQGIVKSPVRIGPDTWIGTKVSVLKGTRVGRGCVLGAHAVVRGEIPDYSIAVGSPARVVRNRQDDYAADAARREAVADMARKANKALQKTLGVDS is encoded by the coding sequence ATGACGTCCATGTGGGGTGCGCCCGCGCTGTCGCGGCTCCGCGCTTGGGGCCAGGCCCGTCGTGATCCGCGTCAGGCGAAGTTCCTGACCAAGGATTCGCTGCGCTGGGTGCTGCGAAACCGCGCGTACACGCCTTGGTACCTGGTCCGCTACTGGCGGCTGCTGAAGTTCCGGATCGCGAACCCGCACATCATCCTGCGGGGGATGGTGTTCCTCGGCAAGGACGTCGAGATCCACTGCCGCCCCGGCTACGGGCGGCTGGAGATCGGCCGCTGGGTGCACATCGGCGACGGCAACGCGATCCGCTGCCACGAGGGTTCGCTGCGCATCGGCGACAAGGCGGTGTTCGGGCGGCAGAACGTCCTCAACGGCTACCTCGACATCGAACTCGGCGCGGCCACGCTCGTCGCGGACTGGGTGTACATCTGCGACTTCGACCACGTCACCACCGACATCACCGTCCCGATCAAGGATCAGGGCATCGTGAAGTCGCCGGTGCGGATCGGGCCGGACACCTGGATCGGCACCAAGGTCTCCGTGCTCAAGGGCACCCGGGTCGGCCGCGGCTGCGTCCTCGGCGCGCACGCCGTGGTGCGGGGCGAGATCCCGGACTACTCGATCGCCGTCGGTTCGCCGGCACGGGTGGTGCGGAACCGGCAGGACGACTACGCCGCCGACGCTGCCCGCCGCGAAGCCGTCGCCGACATGGCGCGCAAGGCGAACAAGGCACTGCAGAAAACCCTGGGCGTCGATTCCTGA
- a CDS encoding nucleoside hydrolase: MGTKLIIDTDPGVDDAFALALATQSEDVDLLGVTTVFGNVPLSHTTANARRLLQLFGRDDIPVAAGAARPLVYDNAKPAGYVHGQDGLSGHAGTLPEAKRPLDERGAVRLLVDLLEAADEPVTIAPIGPLTNIALLLAAHPGIREKIGRIVVMGGGVTKGNSTTAAEFNIWSDPEAARRVLVEEDIPTVLVPLDITHQCSVDTDWLGKLAASGPLGAALEALTPTYVKHYTPILGMPGMVMHDAVAVAEAIRPGILDLESYPVDVECGFGPARGATLVDRRRLRSTDPQAVPGRTIDVALTTDVDAFREFVLGRITGGR; the protein is encoded by the coding sequence ATGGGCACCAAGCTGATCATCGACACCGACCCGGGGGTCGACGACGCCTTCGCGCTGGCGCTGGCCACGCAATCCGAGGACGTCGACCTCCTCGGCGTGACCACGGTGTTCGGCAACGTCCCGCTGAGCCACACCACCGCCAACGCCCGCCGCCTGCTGCAGCTCTTCGGCCGCGACGACATCCCGGTCGCCGCCGGCGCCGCGCGGCCGCTGGTGTACGACAACGCCAAGCCGGCCGGGTACGTCCACGGCCAGGACGGCCTTTCCGGCCACGCCGGGACGCTGCCGGAGGCGAAGCGCCCGCTCGACGAACGCGGCGCCGTCCGGCTGCTGGTGGATCTGCTGGAAGCCGCCGACGAGCCGGTGACCATCGCCCCGATCGGCCCGCTGACGAATATCGCGCTGCTGCTGGCGGCCCATCCGGGCATCCGCGAGAAGATCGGCCGGATCGTCGTCATGGGCGGCGGGGTGACCAAGGGGAACTCCACCACGGCGGCCGAGTTCAACATCTGGAGCGATCCCGAGGCCGCGCGCCGGGTGCTGGTCGAAGAGGACATCCCGACGGTGCTGGTCCCGCTGGACATCACGCACCAATGCTCGGTCGACACGGACTGGCTGGGCAAACTCGCCGCGTCCGGCCCGCTCGGCGCGGCACTCGAAGCGCTGACCCCGACGTACGTGAAGCACTACACCCCGATCCTCGGCATGCCGGGGATGGTCATGCACGACGCGGTCGCGGTGGCCGAAGCGATCCGGCCGGGCATCCTCGACCTCGAGTCGTACCCCGTGGACGTCGAGTGCGGCTTCGGCCCCGCGCGCGGCGCGACACTGGTAGACCGGCGAAGGCTGCGAAGCACCGATCCGCAGGCCGTGCCGGGCCGCACCATCGACGTCGCGCTGACCACCGACGTCGACGCCTTCCGCGAGTTCGTCCTCGGCCGGATCACCGGGGGCCGGTGA
- a CDS encoding NlpC/P60 family protein, producing MEQETSRRRRLPVIIAAVVVAGAALVAAITFAPKDAPKTEAAAVQSSAPPAPPSPSSAPAEMPKEQPKVPQRMGQEFDAWVSKTSGWLDIPLRAMTGYAKTTVALSKETPGCRLSWVTLAALGKIASDHGRAAGSGLNADGVMTKPLGAVEVRDFYNKVVSSANAGGPLQLTPSVWNQFQASATGGKPDPQNIDDATLTAGRALCAGGRDLGQGQTWWNAVSTLQPAPLLMHRTLATVNVYGTVGQSPQPPNAAALSAVNFAIDKIGLPYVWGGNGTGGSDPGFDCSGLTTAAYASAGVKLMRTAHTQYHSVNKVTDPQLGDLIFYGEPNTKIHHVGLYIGNQQMIDAPQTGQAVQVHTYRKQGDDYAGAGRPAA from the coding sequence ATGGAACAGGAAACCTCGCGCCGCCGCAGACTCCCGGTGATCATCGCCGCCGTCGTCGTCGCGGGCGCCGCACTCGTCGCCGCCATCACCTTCGCACCGAAGGACGCGCCGAAGACGGAGGCCGCCGCCGTCCAGTCCTCGGCCCCGCCCGCGCCGCCGTCGCCGTCGTCCGCCCCGGCGGAAATGCCGAAGGAACAGCCGAAGGTCCCCCAGCGGATGGGGCAGGAGTTCGACGCCTGGGTGTCGAAGACCAGCGGCTGGCTCGACATCCCGCTGCGCGCGATGACCGGCTACGCGAAGACCACCGTCGCGCTGAGCAAGGAAACGCCGGGGTGCCGTCTTTCCTGGGTGACGCTGGCCGCGCTCGGGAAGATCGCCTCCGATCACGGCCGCGCCGCCGGTTCCGGCCTGAACGCGGACGGCGTGATGACCAAGCCGCTCGGCGCGGTCGAGGTCCGCGACTTCTACAACAAGGTCGTCTCGTCCGCGAACGCCGGCGGCCCGCTGCAGCTGACGCCATCGGTATGGAACCAGTTCCAGGCTTCGGCCACCGGCGGGAAGCCGGATCCGCAGAACATCGACGACGCCACGCTCACCGCCGGGCGGGCCCTGTGCGCGGGCGGCCGCGACCTCGGTCAGGGGCAGACGTGGTGGAACGCGGTGAGCACGCTGCAGCCCGCGCCGCTGCTGATGCACCGCACGCTCGCGACGGTGAACGTCTACGGCACGGTCGGCCAGAGCCCGCAGCCGCCGAACGCGGCGGCCTTGAGCGCGGTCAACTTCGCCATCGACAAGATCGGGCTGCCCTACGTCTGGGGAGGCAACGGCACCGGTGGCAGCGACCCCGGTTTCGACTGCTCCGGCCTGACGACGGCCGCGTACGCGAGTGCCGGCGTCAAGCTCATGCGCACCGCCCACACGCAGTATCACAGCGTGAACAAGGTGACCGATCCTCAGCTGGGCGATCTGATCTTCTATGGCGAGCCGAACACGAAGATCCACCATGTCGGGCTGTACATCGGGAACCAGCAGATGATCGACGCGCCGCAGACCGGGCAGGCGGTGCAGGTGCACACCTACCGGAAACAGGGCGACGATTACGCCGGAGCGGGCCGTCCGGCGGCCTGA